A window of the Cannabis sativa cultivar Pink pepper isolate KNU-18-1 chromosome X, ASM2916894v1, whole genome shotgun sequence genome harbors these coding sequences:
- the LOC115702836 gene encoding 3-hydroxy-3-methylglutaryl-coenzyme A reductase 1, protein MDVRSRRSTKSGPAEPIKALKKAHHNEESPKASDALPLPLYVTNVVFFTLFFSVVYFLLTRWREKIRTSTPLHVLTFSEISAVFALIASFIYLLGFFGIDFVQSLILRPTTDVWAADDEEEEQESILIKDDTRKVPCGAALECPLPQIAPPVVVSSKSALPKVIDTVPATTEEDEEIIKSVLDGKTPSYSLETKLGDCHRAASIRREALQRLTGKSLSGLPLNGFDYDSILGQCCEMPVGYVQIPVGIAGPLLLDGREYCVPMATTEGCLVASTNRGCKAIHLSGGSFSVLLKDGITRAPVVRFNTARRAADLKFFLEEPNNFETLTMVFNRSSRFARLQTIKCTIAGKNLYMRFCCTTGDAMGMNMISKGVQNVLDFLQNDFPDMDVIGISGNFCSDKKPAAVNWIEGRGKSVVCEATIKGEVVRKVLKTNVEALVELNMLKNLTGSAMAGALGGFNAHASNIVSAVFIATGQDPAQNVESSHCITMMEPVNDGKDLHVSVTMPSIEVGTVGGGTQLASQSACLNLLGVKGANREVAGSNARMLATIVAGAVLAGELSLMSALAAGQLVNSHMKYNRSNKNLTTPTP, encoded by the exons ATGGATGTCAGAAGCAGGCGATCAACCAAGTCTGGGCCGGCCGAGCCCATTAAGGCCTTAAAAAAGGCCCATCATAATGAAGAAAGCCCAAAAGCTTCAGATGCTCTTCCTCTTCCTCTGTACGTAACCAACGTCGTTTTCTTCACTCTGTTTTTCTCGGTCGTTTATTTCCTCCTTACACGGTGGCGCGAGAAGATCCGTACCTCAACTCCTCTCCATGTCCTCACTTTTTCCGAAATCTCCGCCGTCTTTGCTTTAATCGCTTCCTTCATTTATCTTTTGGGCTTTTTCGGAATCGATTTCGTTCAGTCCTTGATTCTCCGACCAACCACCGACGTATGGGCCGCCgacgatgaagaagaagaacaagaatCAATCTTAATCAAAGACGACACTCGAAAAGTCCCTTGTGGAGCTGCACTCGAATGCCCACTTCCCCAAATTGCACCACCAGTCGTTGTTTCCTCCAAATCGGCTTTACCAAAGGTAATCGACACAGTTCCGGCGACGACCGAAGAAGACGAAGAGATCATTAAATCCGTCTTGGATGGGAAAACGCCGTCGTATTCTCTTGAAACTAAGTTGGGTGATTGTCATAGAGCGGCTTCGATTCGTCGTGAAGCGTTACAGAGATTGACTGGAAAATCTCTCTCCGGTCTGCCATTGAATGGGTTCGATTACGATTCGATTTTGGGTCAGTGCTGTGAGATGCCAGTTGGGTATGTTCAGATTCCGGTGGGGATAGCCGGACCTCTGTTGCTTGACGGAAGAGAGTATTGTGTTCCGATGGCGACCACTGAGGGTTGTTTGGTAGCCAGCACCAATCGGGGCTGTAAAGCCATTCATCTTTCCGGTGGATCTTTCAGTGTGTTGTTGAAAGACGGCATAACCAGAGCTCCCGTGGTGAGATTCAACACCGCCAGAAGAGCCGCTGATTTGAAGTTTTTCTTAGAAGAACCCAATAATTTCGAAACTCTCACCATGGTTTTCAACAG ATCGAGCAGGTTTGCAAGATTACAGACAATAAAATGCACAATTGCAGGAAAGAATCTGTACATGAGATTCTGCTGCACCACAGGAGACGCAATGGGAATGAACATGATATCAAAAGGAGTACAAAACGTTCTTGATTTTCTCCAAAATGATTTCCCAGACATGGACGTAATTGGAATCTCAGGAAACTTCTGTTCGGACAAGAAACCCGCGGCCGTAAACTGGATCGAAGGGCGAGGCAAATCGGTTGTGTGCGAAGCCACAATCAAAGGTGAGGTGGTGAGAAAAGTGTTGAAGACTAATGTGGAAGCTCTCGTTGAACTTAACATGCTCAAGAATCTGACTGGTTCAGCTATGGCTGGTGCTCTTGGTGGGTTCAATGCCCATGCTAGTAACATAGTCTCTGCTGTGTTCATAGCCACTGGTCAAGATCCTGCTCAGAACGTGGAAAGCTCACATTGTATAACTATGATGGAGCCAGTCAATGATGGCAAAGATCTTCATGTTTCTGTCACTATGCCATCTATTGag gtTGGTACAGTAGGAGGTGGAACTCAATTGGCATCACAATCAGCATGTTTGAACTTGCTTGGAGTAAAGGGAGCAAACAGAGAAGTAGCAGGGTCAAATGCAAGAATGTTGGCCACCATTGTTGCAGGAGCTGTTCTTGCTGGTGAACTCTCTCTAATGTCAGCTCTTGCAGCTGGTCAACTCGTTAATAGTCACATGAAATACAACAGATCAAACAAAAACCTTACTACTCCTACTCCTTAA